Genomic segment of Sandaracinaceae bacterium:
AGACGAACTCCACGAAGCCCGAGCTGGTGGCGGACGTGACGTCGCGGAGCCGGGTCGCGTCGCGCTCGGCCGGCATGGCCTCGCAGCGGAGCTCCCCCGTGAGGCTCGGGAAGCCCTCGTTCTCGCTGATGTCGAGCCGCTGGAACTGGCAGGCGCGCTCGGCGGTCGGCGGGTTGCTGGCGCACGGGGTGAAGAGGTCCACGTCCGCCGGCTCGAAGATCCGGATCTGACAGAGCGAGCCCACCAGGCGCACCCCCATCGGCTCCATCTTCGCGCCGCGGACCTCGAGGCCGTAGCCGTCGGGGGCCCGGAGGGTCAGGTTCATGCGGCGCTCCTCGCCCTCGAGGGTGACGTCGCAGTCCACCTCGAAGCCGTCGCGGCCGTCCTCGGCGTCGACCATGCGCACCGGCGGCTCCTCGGGGGGGCACACCCCCTCGTTGCAGCGCACCCTCCAGGCCATGCGAACCCGCGGCGCGCTGGGCGGCCCGGCGTCGATCCGGACCTCCCCTGCGTCGGCCGGCGGGGGATCGCCGCCGTCGCAGGCGGTGGCGGCCGCGAGGGCCGCGAGGGCACACCAGAGCGCTCGCATGGGGGAAGCGTAGCGCGAGCCGGGACCGGCATGGAACATGGGATGCGCCGCGTGGAACCCGGAATGCGCCGCGCTCCCGGCGGGCTCGCCGATCGCTCCGACACGGTCCCGCGCGCCGACTGGCACGCCCCTTGTGATAGACGGCGCGATGGCCCGGCCTCTGCTCCTCCTCGTCGCCGCGTGCGCCCTGACCGGGTGCCCGGGATCGATCGACGACCCGGGGCAGTTCCTCGCCGCGTCCTCCGGCACGTGCCCGCCGAGCTTCGACGTGGAGCAGGACCTGTTCGCGCGGACGTGCGGGACCCTGGGCTGCCACACCGGCGGCCCGACGCTGGCCGCGGCCGGCCTCGATCTGACCACGGCGGGCGTCGGGGATCGTCTCCTGAACCAGACCAGCGTGGAGTGCGACGGCCGGCCGATGATCCACCCCACGGATCTCGGCGCCTCCTACCTCCTGGACAAGCTCGGGGACGACCCGGCCTGCGGCGAGACGATGCCGCAGGGGCTGCCGCCCCTCAACGGGACCGAGCGGGCGTGCCTCGAGCGCTACCTCGCCGACCTGGCCGGGCTGGAGGTGCCGAGCGGCGACGCCGGCGTGAGACCGTCGTCGGATGGCGGGCCGATGCCCGCGGGCGATGCAGGCGTGTCCCCGCCCGCGGACGCTGGCGAGCCCGATCCCCCGGCGCCCGTCACCCTCGAGGCGGAGGCGATGACCCTCAGCGGCTACGTCGTGGACGCGGCGGACGGCAGCGTGATCCGCCTCCCCGACGCGACCCTCAGCGGCACCGCCACCGCGACCTTCGACGGCGCGGCGGGCAGCTACGCGCTCCACCTCCACGTGATGACCGAGAGCGACGGCACGCCCAGTGTGACGGTGCGGATCGACGGCGAGGCGGTGCTCGAGGAGACCTACCCGCTGGCCGCCGCGGGCAACGAGCCGCACACGTTCGGCCCGGTGATGGTCACGCTGAGCCCGGGCGCCTCGATCGTGATCGAGGGCGCGGCGGAGGCGAACGCCTGGGCGCGCGTGGACCGACTGGAGCTGACGCCATGAGGTGCGCCTGGCTCGCCTTCGCGCTCACGGCCGTGTCTCTCTCGTTCGCGGGCCCGGCCGCCGCACAGGACGGCGTCGTGGTCGGCGACTTCGCCGGCCCGCGGGCGCGGCTCGTCCGCCGGCAGGTCGTGCGCGCCGTCTCCGGCTCGTCGCTCCGCGTCGTGCCGCAGCGCCGCGCGGAGGCGGAGGCGGCGGGGCGCGAGCTCGGTGAGGCCGAGGTGCTCGAGGCGCTCGACGCCCGCGCGCTCGTCACCGGTCGCGTCGGTCGCGTCGGCCGTCGCTGGGCGGCCGAGGTCCGCGTGACCGACCGCGCCGGCGAGGTGGTCCTCGAAGAGCGCTTCGCGTCGCGCCGCTTCGGAGGCCTGGGCCGCGAGGTCCGCCGCTGGGCCGCGTCCGACATGGTCCCGGCGCTCGAGGCGATCGAGGTCGCGCCCGCCGTCGTCGCGGTGGAGCCGGTGGTGTTCGAGACCCCGCCCGAGCCCGAGACGCGCGATGCCGCGCCCGAGGCGTCCCCGCAGGCGGAGCCCTCCGACCGGCCCGCTCCGCTCGCCTTCACGGCGGGCTTCGCGGTGACGCATCGCTCGTTCACCTACAACGACGACCTCTTCTTCGTGCTCCGGCCCTACGTGCTCCCCGCGGCCCCGGTGGTGCGCCTCGGCGTGGAGTACTTCCCCGGGGTCCACCTCGACGCGAGCCCTCTGGACGGGCTCAGCGTGGTCACGACGGCCGACTTCGCGGTCGCGGTGCACTCCGTGGCCGACAACGGGACGAGCTACCCGACCGACAACTGGTCGCTCGGCCTCGGCGCGCGCTACCGGCTCCGGGTCGACGACGTCGCGTTCCACGTCGACGCCGGCTACCAGGCCTACGTCTTCACCATCCAGGACGCCGACGAGCTGACCCCGCGTCCCGAGATCCCGAACATCGAGATTCACGCCGCGCGCGCGGGCGCCGGCTTCCGCTGGGACATCGGCCTGGGCCTCTTCTTCGCGGGCAGCGGCGCCTACCTCCACCCGTTCACGGGCGGCGAGCTCACGAGCGAGGCCTGGTTCCCGCGCGCGACCGGCGGCGGCGTCGACCTCGACGCGGGCATGGGCCTGCAGATCGACGACGTGACGATCCGCGCGATGGCCTCCTACCGCCGCTTCTTCTGGGCGATGAACCCGGAGCCGGGAGACGCGCGGGTCGCGGGCGGCGCGGTCGACGAGTACGCCTCCGCGGTCGTGGATCTCACCTTCGCCCCGCGCTGATCGTCACGCCAGCGCGCGCCGGTGATCGACGAGCAGGCAGCGATCCTGGACGACGCGGATCCCCGCCCGCGCGAGCCGCTCGGCGGAGGCGTCGTGGCGGATGCCGAGCTGCAGCCACACGACGCCGGGGCGGGCCGCGATGAGGTCGTCGACGTGGGCGGGCACGTCGGCCGGCCGGCGGAAGACGTCGTAGATGTCGATGGGCGCCGCCACCGCGGCGACGTCCCGCTGCACGGGCCGGCCGAGGATGGTGTGCACCTCGGGGTAGTAGACGGGCACGGGGACCACCTCGACCCCCGCGTCGACGAGGTACTTCGGCACGTAGTGCGCGGGCTGACCGGCGTGGCTCTCGGGCTTGATGCCGAGCACGGCCACCCGCCTCGCGCTCCGCGCGATCTCGAGGATGCGCGCGTCGTCGCGCACGAGGTTCTCGCGCCAGTCGTCGGTAGAGAGCGTCATGCTGGAGGTCATAGAGCCGACCGAGCCCTCTCCCAAGCGGGACCCCTCCGAGTGTAGGCTCCGCCGTCGTGCGCCAGCCCCGTCCATCCATCCTCCGGGCCCTCGGCCCTGGCGTGCTCTTCACCGGCGCGGCGGTCGGCGTCTCGCACCTGGTGCAGTCGACCCGCGCGGGCGCGGTGTACGGCCTCGCGCTCGTCGGCCTGGTGTTGCTCGCCAACCTCACCAAGTACCCCGCCTTCCGCTTCGGGCCGCTCTACGCCACCGCCACCGGGACCTCGCTCCTCGAGGGCTATCGACGCCAGGGCAAGTGGGCCCTCGTGCTCTACGCCATCCTGACCCTCGGCACGATGTTCACGGTGCAAGCCGCGGTGACGGTGGTCACGGCGGGGCTGGCGAAGGTCCTCCTCGGGCTGGACGTCTCGCCGGCGTGGCTGAGCGCGGGGCTGCTCGCGCTGTGCGCGGGCCTGGTCGCGAGCGGCGGCTACCGGGCCCTCGACGGGGTCGGCAAGGTGGTGGTGAGCCTCTTGGCCCTCTCCACCCTCGTCGCCACGGCGCTGGTGCTCCCGCGGGTCGAGTGGGGGACGCTGAGCCTGGTCCCGGACGTGGGGCTCGCCGACGTGGCGTTCCTCGCCGCGCTGGTGGGCTGGATGCCGTCGGCGATCGACGTCTCGGTCTGGCAGAGCATCTGGACGCTCGCGCGCCGCGAGCAGACCGGCCACGCGCCCTCGTCGCGGGAGTCCTCGTTCGACTTCCACCTCGGCTACCTCGGCACCGCGGTCCTCGCCCTCTGCTTCGTGATCCTGGGCTCGGCCGTGCTCCACGGGAGCGGCGTCGAGGTGGAAGACAGACCGGGCGCCTTCGCGGCGCAGCTCATCTCGCTCTACACCGAGAGCCTCGGAGAATGGGCCCGACCGCTGATCGGCGCGGCGGCGTTCGCGACGATGTTCTCGACCACGCTGACGGTGGTCGACGGTTTCCCGCGTGCGCTGAGCGTGCTGATCGACCGGTTTCAGCGACCGGAGCAAGAAGAGCCCGCCGGGCGACGCTCGGACCGCACGCCGGCCTACTGGGTCTCGCTCGCCGCGATCACGCTGGGAGCGCTCACCATCCTGGCCTTCCTCGCGAGCTCGATGCGGACCTTGATCGATCTCGCGACGACGCTCTCGTTCCTCTCCGCGCCGCTGCTGAGCTTGCTCAACCACCGCGCGGTGACGAGCGAAGACGTGACCGGAGAGCACAGACCGAAAGGCTGGCTGATCGGTGCGAGCCTGGTCTGCATCGCGTTCCAGGCGCTCTTCGCGCTGTTCTTCCTCTGGACGCTGACCCGCTGAAGAGGGTCGGGCGGCGCCGTCACCCGCGGCCGGCTCGGCTCTCTTTCTCGTCCGCTCCCGTTCCCGCTGCCGCTCCCGTTCCCGCTCCCGCTGCCGTTCCCGTTCCCGCTGCCGTTCCCGCTCCCGTTCCGTGCCGCTGCCGCTCCCGCTGCCGCTCCCGCGTCCGCTCCCGCTGCCGCTCCCGCGTCCGCTCCCGCTCCCGCTGCCGCTGCCGCTCCCGCGTCCGCTCCCGCTCCCGCTGCCGCTCCCGCGTCCGTTCCCGCTGCCGCTGCCCCTCCCGCGTCCGCTGCCCCTCCCGCTCCCGCGACCGCATCCGCATCCGCATCCGCATCCGAGTCCGAGTCCGAGTCCGAGTCCGAGTCCGAGTCCGAGTCCGCATCCGAGTCCGCATCCGAGTCCGCTTCCGAGTCCGCATCCGAGTCCGCATCCGAGTCCGAGTCCGCATCCGAGTCCGCCTCCGCCTCCGCGGCCGCTTCCGCCTCCGCTTCCGCCTCCGCCTCCGCGGCCGCTTCCGCCTCCGCTTCCGTGGCCGCCTCCGCGTTAGCTCCCGCGTTCGCTCCCGCTCCCACCTCCGCGGCCGCTCCCGCGTTCGCTCGCTCTACGAGAGCAATGTTGGTGGCACTCGTCCTCCGCCATCGACGGTGCCGGACGCGTGCGGGCGAGTAAAGGAGGCCTACGGCCCCAGCCTGCGGCTGGCTTCGAGCGCTGCGCGCTCTCGTCCTTGACTAGCCCACCCGCCTCCGGCGCCAGGCGGTGTGAGGACGAGGGGTGTCAGGTCGACACCCGGGTTGTCTCCGACGGAGGGGCGAGATGCTCCGGATCACCGAAGAGTCGATCGTTTGGCTGCGCTCGATGAAGCCGATCTGGGAGGAGGTCGCGAAGCACGACAAGAACTTGGCTCGGCAGATGCGAGACAGCGCGGCGAGCGTGGTGGGGAACCTGGCCGAGGGCGAGCGGCGGGGCGGAGGGCACGAGCGGGAGCGGTTCGGGACGGCCTACGGCTCGGCGGGCGAGACTCGCGTGTGGCTGCTCTCCGCGGCCGCCCTCGGGTACGTGAGCGACGAGGCGGTCGAAGGGCCTGCCGATTGGGCGGACAAGGCGCGGGCCACGATGTGGAAGTTGATGAATCGCGGGTGAGCGCCGGGTGGGGCGGCTCCGACTTCGGTCGGGGTCGCCCTTCGCGTTCTTCGCTGCGCCCAGGCGCGGGGCTGGCCTGTCGCTCCGGGTCGAGTCCCCCGTCGATGCGCTTCCGGAGCCGGCCGACGCCGTGGCCCGACCGCTTGGTGTGCCCCAGGGACGCTCGTCGTCTTGTCGTCATTCGAGAAAGCTCAATCAATCCAGCGGCTTGGAGCTATGACGATATGACGAAGAGCGTCCCTCCTCCCAGCACTGCGTCCCTCCTCCCAGCACTGCGGGCGAGGCCGCGGCGGCGGGCCTCGCCGCGGCCGATAGGACGGGCTACGCCTCAGGGACGCTCGTCGTCTTGTCGTCATTCGGGAAAGCTCAATCAATCCGGCGGCTTGGAGCTATGACGATATGACGAAGAGCGTCCCTCCTCCCAGCACTGCGGGCGCGAGGACCCCAACCAAGCGCGCACGCGGGACTACGTGACGGGCAAGTTCGGGTAGCGTCCGGGAGAGAGCGGCGCGCGTGCGCCGTGGGTGTCGGGTCGGGGTCGCCGCTCGGGCTCCGCGCGGTCCGACTCGAGCAACCAGTATAGACGGAGCAGCGTCCGGGGAGGACAGGCGTCCACCGAGATCCCCACCTCGTCGCCGTTCAGCATCTCGACCGGGATCGGCCGCTCGAGCCCGGTGCCGAGGTCGGTCGCGCTGCCGAAGGCGGTGCGGCTCCCGCCGCCGAGCCCGGCCACGGTCAGCGTGGCGCGACCGCACTGGTAGCGGTTCATCAGCGCGACGTGGCCGTAGGGACTGTCGTTCACGCGCAGCGTCGCGCGCGCCATCCCCCCAGGCACCCG
This window contains:
- a CDS encoding CoA-binding protein; the encoded protein is MTLSTDDWRENLVRDDARILEIARSARRVAVLGIKPESHAGQPAHYVPKYLVDAGVEVVPVPVYYPEVHTILGRPVQRDVAAVAAPIDIYDVFRRPADVPAHVDDLIAARPGVVWLQLGIRHDASAERLARAGIRVVQDRCLLVDHRRALA
- a CDS encoding divalent metal cation transporter: MRQPRPSILRALGPGVLFTGAAVGVSHLVQSTRAGAVYGLALVGLVLLANLTKYPAFRFGPLYATATGTSLLEGYRRQGKWALVLYAILTLGTMFTVQAAVTVVTAGLAKVLLGLDVSPAWLSAGLLALCAGLVASGGYRALDGVGKVVVSLLALSTLVATALVLPRVEWGTLSLVPDVGLADVAFLAALVGWMPSAIDVSVWQSIWTLARREQTGHAPSSRESSFDFHLGYLGTAVLALCFVILGSAVLHGSGVEVEDRPGAFAAQLISLYTESLGEWARPLIGAAAFATMFSTTLTVVDGFPRALSVLIDRFQRPEQEEPAGRRSDRTPAYWVSLAAITLGALTILAFLASSMRTLIDLATTLSFLSAPLLSLLNHRAVTSEDVTGEHRPKGWLIGASLVCIAFQALFALFFLWTLTR
- a CDS encoding four helix bundle protein; this encodes MLRITEESIVWLRSMKPIWEEVAKHDKNLARQMRDSAASVVGNLAEGERRGGGHERERFGTAYGSAGETRVWLLSAAALGYVSDEAVEGPADWADKARATMWKLMNRG